Below is a window of Rhizobium sp. NXC14 DNA.
CGTCGATGCCTGTGCTTTATATCCTGCTCATTATCGCCGCGATCCTGCCGCCCGGCTTCTTCGTGCTGCTCGGAATCATGCTGCTCTTCTCCTGGGTCAGCTTTGTCGGCGTCGTGCGCGCAGAGTTCCTGCGCGCCCGCAATTTCGAATATGTCCGCGCCGCCCGTGCGCTCGGCGTCAACAACCGCACCATCATGTGGCGCCACCTGCTGCCGAACGCCATGGTGGCGACGCTCACCTTTCTGCCCTTCATTCTCTCAGGCTCGATCACGACGCTGACCTCGCTCGATTTCCTCGGCTTCGGCATGCCGCCCGGCTCCCCTTCGCTCGGCGAAATGATCGCCCAGGGCAAGACCAACCTGCAGGCGCCTTGGCTCGGGCTGACGGCCTTCTTCACCATGTCGATCATGCTTTCTCTTTTGATCTTCATCGGCGAAGCCGTGCGCGACGCCTTCGATCCGAGGAAGACGTTTCAATGAGTGACATGACAGAACCGCTCCTTTCCGTCCGCGATCTCTCGGTTGCCTTTCATCAGGGCGGCGAAACCTCGCTTGCCGTCGATCGGATCTCGTTCGATATCGCCAAAGGCGAGGTCGTAGCGCTCGTCGGCGAATCCGGCTCCGGCAAATCGGTCTCGGCCAACTCGATCCTGCGCCTTCTGCCTTATCCCTCGGCAAGCCACCCCTCCGGGGAAATCCTGTTCAAGGGCAAGGATCTCTTGAAGGCATCGGAGCGGGCGCTGCGCGAGGTGCGCGGCAATGACATCACCATGATCTTCCAGGAGCCGATGACCTCGCTCAATCCGCTTCATACGATCGAGAAGCAGATCGCCGAGATCCTCGCCCTGCACCAGGGGCTCACCGGCCAGTCGGCGCGGATGCGCGTGCTGGAACTGTTGAACCAGGTCGGCATCCGCGAGCCTGAGAAGCGGTTGAAGGCCTATCCGCACGAACTCTCCGGCGGTCAGCGCCAGCGCGTCATGATCGCCATGGCGCTCGCCAACCGGCCGGAACTGCTGATCGCCGACGAACCGACAACAGCGCTCGACGTCACCGTACAGGCGCAGATTCTAGAGCTTCTCCGGCAGTTGAAGACGGCGCACGGCATGTCGCTGCTGTTCATCACCCACGATCTCGGCATCGTGCGCAAATTCGCCGACCGCGTCTGCGTCATGACCAAGGGCCGGATCGTCGAAACCGGGACGGTCGAGGAGGTCTTCGCCAATCCGAAGCACGACTATACCCGCCATCTTTTCGCTTCCGAACCGCGCGGCGAGCCGCCGCTTGCCGATCCGTCGAAGCCGGTGGTGATGGAAGGCTCGGATATCCGCGTCTGGTTCCCGATCAAGGCGGGGCTGATGCGCCGCGTCGTCGATCATGTGAAGGCGGTCGACGGCATCGATCTTTCGCTGCGCGCCGGACAGACGCTCGGAGTCGTCGGCGAATCCGGTTCGGGCAAGACCACGCTCGGGCTTGCCCTCACCCGTCTGATCTCGTCGCAGGGACGGATTGCCTTTTTCGGCAAAGATATAGCCGGTTATTCTTTCAGCGAAATGCGGCCGTTACGCAACCAGCTGCAGATCGTCTTCCAGGACCCCTACGGTTCGCTCAGCCCGCGCATGTCGGTCGGCGATATCATTGCCGAAGGGCTGAAAGTGCATGAGCGCGCCTTGAGCGCCGAGGAGCGCGACCAGCGTGTCTGCTGGGCGCTGGAGGAGGTGGGCCTCGATCCCCTGACCCGCTGGCGCTATCCGCACGAGTTTTCAGGCGGCCAGCGCCAGCGCATCGCCATAGCTCGCGCCATGGTGCTGAAGCCGCGTTTCGTCATGCTCGACGAGCCGACATCCGCGCTCGACATGAGCGTGCAGGCCCAGGTCGTCGACCTCCTGCGCGATCTGCAAAAGAAACACGACCTCGCCTATCTCTTCATCAGCCACGACCTGAAGGTGGTGAAGGCGCTCGCCAACGACGTCATCGTCATGCGGTTCGGCAAGGTGGTGGAGCAAGGTCCCTCCGCGGAAATCTTCCGCGCGCCCAAGGACGATTACACCAAGGCGCTGATGGCAGCCGCGTTCAACATCGAGGCGGTGCCGACGCCCGCCGTGCAGCAGTAAAGAAGATCATGTCAGTTCGTCCGCCCATGATCCGAAGTTCGCCACTAACACTGTTGCTCCGCAATCATACCTGCCGCGTCTCCGCGAATAGCTCTGGCAATGGGAGCGCAATATATATTGCGCCACGAACCCTTGGCGAAGGATGAGGTCGAATGGGTTGACAGCCGACCCTTTTGTACCGCTAGGGACCGCCGCCATGGCTGAGAAATAGATGGAAACCTTGTTCCGATGGTGACCACTCCATTCCGTTGATCCTGCCAGCCAAGAGCGGCCTCGGTGGCGGTCGAGTGCATTGATCATTCCATGTTGCGTTGATGAATCGTTTCTCCTGATAAACGCGCGCTTCTGTTGGCGAGCCGCAATTTCCAAGCAAAAGGATCCGCGCGTACGCGAATGAAACAGCAGGCGGCGCAGCGGTTGATCGAGCCGCACAGGTGGTTGGTATACGAGCTGACGAGCAGATCGTGTTCGCCGCTGGCAATATACCGCTCAGATGCGGGCGCGCGATCTGGTTCCAGCGTGACGACATTAAGGCCTGTGTTTGGACGAGCAGGTTTCACAGCGAGGCGGGAAACCTCGGCGGAGTTCTCTCCACTGACAGTAGTGGCGATCATGCGGTTTGCTCGCATCTTCCAAGACTCACAGGCTCATCATTGGTCATCATCTTGCGTTAGCCAATCCGCACTAGGCGACGTGGTTATGACCGCTGGAAGAACAGGCGCCGGTTACTCTTGACTTAAGGCTCTCTTTCCCATTCCAAGATACCGCGCACCATCTTCCCGGCCTGCGTAGACGGAGCGCTTTCAATGATCAGGGTGTCACCGTTGATGCGATAGCTCCGTTGCTGTTCGGAGCCCACCCAGTTCTGGTCGCCCGCAATGTCAATTTTCGTGATGAAACGATCACTCTCCAGCCGATATTTACCGGAGTATGTATACAAGCTTCGGAAGGCGGCACTCTGCTCGTCCGCACCCTCGGCCGGCTTGCGGTTTTCGGCGGAGATGAGAACGAACATGCGATTCGATGATGAGAAGAAGACATAGCCGTCGGGGCGCTCCCCGAACGGGGAGGCCTTTTGTTCCCTTGTGTCCATGTCTTCCATCACCCACCGTGTAAGCTTCCATGAGCCGGTGAGCGTTTGGGTATCAACTAAAGCAGGGTGTACATTAGGATGTGTGACCATTGTGAAGCTCCCGTGGATCTGGCGCTGTAATAACGCTCCATGGTCAGTTGCTCGGTCATCCTAGATCGCTTTTCTTGCGTTACCCGATATCAAATTCATCTGCCGCCATGCCAATCGAATATGCCCCCGACGACGACCGAGGTGCATCTGCTGATCCTAGCAAGAACGATTAGACTCTGATTGCCACAGTCCGCAAATGCGCGGTTGCACATAGTGGCACGCTCTGCGGGCGGCAATCATCGTGTTCGCCATCAGCATGGCGATGGTCATTTGGGTCAACCGCACCTCGAACAGGCGTGATGACCGCAGCGACCTTCGGGGCCCCGGCAAATGCCACATTACAGACGAGACGTGTCTTTCCATGGCCCTTCTTCGGGGCTGCAGCGCGGTTGATAGCAACGTCGATGACCGTTGCCCCGGGCTTGACCCAATCCGCCTTGACCATCTCCGGGTGGCCGACGGCGCGGCAACAAGGATATCTGCCCTGTGGCAGACGGCCGACAGGTTCCTGGTGCGCGAAGAACGGCCGATGACCACGGCGTTTATGCCCGACAGGTTCTCCCCATGCGTGCGGCGTACGAAAACCATCGCCCCGCTGGCGTGCAGGACACCAGGCCGGCTTCGAGATCGCCGGACGCAAGCTTGCCGGCGTTGACAACATGCAGACCATCGACGGCCTTTTCCGACAGGATCGACTGGATGATGGGCTCGCTGTTCAACGGCTTCGGCAGCGGCAGTTGTACGAGAATGCCGTGAATGGAGGGGTCGGCGTTGAGCGTTGCTACATGAGTGCAGCGAACTCTTCCTGCGTCGTCTCGGCAGGCGGCGTATGCTGCACCGACTTGAAACCGCATTCCCCGGCCATTTTGCTCTTGGAATTGACATAGGTGCGGCTTGCAGGATCGTTGGCGACGATTACAACCGCAAGACCGGTTTTGACACCGCTTTGTTTTTCCAAAGAAGTGGCTGCCACCTTGACCGTTTCGATTACCGCACCGGCGACCTAGTTGCCATTAATCACTGTCGTCATGCGTGTCTCCCAATGGCTAGCGTTGGAAACTCGACGCCCATCTGTGCCAGGTCGTCCCAAAGGCTTTCTGTGAAACCGCGTAGAACGATAAGTTTCGAATGTATCATTCGAGATCCGCGAGATGTGACCAATCAGGCAGGCGGTGGAGCCCGACCGCGGAGCTGGCCGCCGAACAGTGAGACTTCTATCGCCGCGGAGAAATGGAAACGCCTCGTTCGAAATATCCTCATCGACGATCGACTGCAGGATCAACCGCGCCTTAGGGCCCGCGATCGCCATCTGCGCCCACTGATCAGTCGCCGATGCCAGCCGCACGTCAAGATCCGGCCACAGCGTCTGCGAGCAGAATTCAAGGTGGTTCATCACGCCTGCCGCATAGGCTGTTGTGGTCGTCATGAAAAAGTGATCATCCGACAGGCGGCTGGTTGTGCCGTCATCGTAGATCATGCCGTTCTTCGCGCAGCATCAGACCATAGCGAGCCCTGCCGACTGGCAGCTTCAAGCATTGCAGTAGACGCGGTTGAGGAACTCGCCCCCGTCCTTCCCGCAGATCTCGATCTTGCCGTGCATCGAGACGTCACAAAGGCCGGCATTCTTGCTAACGTTCAGCACTTTCCGGTCCACGCTCTCCCGCCAGCCGCTTTCGCCGCAGGGCGGGAGTCAGGACGAGCGCTACCAAAGTCCGGTCTCAACGAACTGGGCGCCGTTCTTCCTTCCCGTTCGTGAGCGTCGTTCTGACAATCGACGAAAGCTTTGCCCTTGACGCCAGGAATGTTCCACAGCGGCTTTGCTAGAGGCGCGCCAATGTCTCCTTCTATAGGCCCGAAGTCGACCGCGGTTGCCTTCAAGCCTGTCCGGCGAGCAGTTCGGCTGCGCGCTGGGCGCCGTCGGCCGCGCTTGCGGCCAAGCCTGTCGTCGAATGGGCACTTCCGGCAGGGTCGAGGCCCCTGGTCGTCGGGTACCCGCAACGCCGCGTGCTCTGTTTCGGCTTATGCCGCCTCGCTATCGATCCTCGAAGCGATCCCCGCTCCATTAAGGGAGCGGCGGTTGCGCCTTGCGTCGAGGTGGAGGACGAGTATTGGGTTTCATCCTGATCAGCTTTAGCTATGTTCGCCGCGTGCCGAATCCCTGAATGTATAGATCCTTGGCAATTGCTCGGAGCGCGGCGATCGCCAGACCAAAAAAGCAGGCTAAGTGACCCAGAGCGAACAAAGAAGCCGCTAAGGTAACGACGACTACCGCAGAGCGCTAAAAGACCCCTACGACGCACATTTCCAACTTTTCACTGCCGACGCCCAGCTAATCGCGCGCGTGTTGCCTGGGGGCTGGAAGGGCCGTAATCATCGCATCTTTCAAACCACGAAGCTCTCCGCCCGTCACTCGCCTGATTTGTCCTTCGGCAGCTCCACCTGTACGGCGTTCCAGTTGGGCGGGTTCTGCCGGAGAATGTTGCGAACAAAAAAATCCAGCAGTTTGCGGTTAGTGAAAGTGCCAGGCGCACCATGATCCGCACCAGGCACATAGACCATTTCAAAATCTTTTCCCGCCTTAATGAGCCGATCGGCAAGCTGGAAAGTGGAGGAGGGATCGACATTTTTATCCATTTCGCCGACGACCAGCATCAATTTTCCGCGAAGTCTGTGGGCATTGTCTATGTCGGAGGACTGCGAATATTCAATTCCGACCGGCCAACCCATCCATTGTTCGTTCCACCAGAGTTTGTCCATACGGTTGTCATAACAACCGCTGTTGGCGACCGCAACCTTATAGAACTCGGGGTGGAAGAGCAGCGCACCCACTGCATTTTGCCCTCCGGCAGAGCCACCGAAAATTCCGACATTGGAGATGTCGTACCAAGGAAACTCCACGGCCGCCGCCTTGTGCCAGAGGATGCGATCTGGAAAGCCCGCGTCCTTCAGGTTTCTCCAGATGACGTCATGAAAGGAGCGCGAGCGGTTGTTAGTGCCCATGCCATCGATCTGCACGACGATGAAACCTAATTGCGTGAGCGGGTCAGTCACCGGCCGGAATGATTTAGGGACAAACGAGCCCTGCGGGCCGGCATAGATGCTCTCCACCACTGGATATCTTCTCTTCGGATCGAAGTTCGCCGGCAGATGAATGACGCCCCAGATATCGGTCTTACCGTCCCGCCCTTTAGCATGAAAGCTGATCGGCGGTTGCCAGCCGGCAGCGATCAGCTCGGAGATTTCCCCGGTCTCGACATCCATCAGTTTGGCGTTGTCTTTGGCGCGATAGAGCGTCGTGCGCGCTGGCAGATCGACGCGCGACGATAGGTCGACATAGTAGCGGCCGCTGGCCGAGAATTCTATGTGGTGGTTGGCCGGCTCGGGTGTGAGCGCGGTCAGCCCCTTCCCGTTGAAGCCAATGCGGTACGCGTGGACGAAATAGGGATCCTCGTCCGGGTTCATACCGCTTGCTTCGAACCAAATCACACGCTGGGTCGGATCGACATAGTTCACCGACCGCACCACCCAATCACCACTGGTGATTTGGTTCTTCAGCGCGCCGGTCCGGCCGTCGAACAGATACAGATGCTCGTGCCCGTCGCGTTCCGACGCCCAGATGATCTCCTTGCCGTCATCGACATCATAACGGAATGTCTTCCCAGTCCGGTACTGGTCCCCCGACAGCGGTAGGTAATTGACGAAGGTCTTGCTCGCCTCCTCGACTAGCGCGCGCGTGCGGCCGGTGGTGGCATCCACCTCAATCAGACGATAGATCTGATGGCCGCGCTGGTTGTATAAGAAGGTGAAGCCGCGCGCGTCCTTCCACCACTTTATCGGCGATATGTGAAACGGGTTCGAAAACAGGACATTTTCGATTACGATGGGGCGCCGACCGGCAATATCGAATAGCACCGGCTGGGGAACTGACAGCACGTCACCCGCCTTAGGATAGACGATGGAAGAAAATTTGGGTTGAAGCTGGTCCGTTGGCGAGGATTCGAGGTAGTGTACCTCCCGCTTTTCACCAGGACGGATGCGATAGGCCGCAAGGTGGCGCGAGTCAGGAGACCAGCGGAGCGTGGAAAAGGCATAGTAGTTGCCTTCCGATCCGTCCCAGCTCAGAGGAACATCCTTGGAGCCGTCCTCGCTGCGTAGGAAGATATTGTAGTTCTTGATATAGGCGCTCCATTTGCCGTCCGGCGACACGCTCGTCTTGCCGGGATCGTTTGTCGCCGCCGGCGTGTAGTCGTACCTCACCTCCTGATAGTCCGGATCGCTCGGAAGCAATTCGGTGTAGGTGCAGGTGTAGCTCGCAAGGTCGCAGCTCCATAACTCTTTCCCGCTGCGGAAGATGAGCCTGCTACCACTGTCGGTCAGTTTGAAGCGGTCGAACGGAAGGTTTTCGGGCTTATGGCTCCTGTGGCTCACCTTGTTCAGCGCAGCCGCTAGGCGGACCTGATCGAAAGCAGACCGCTTCTCGCCTGTGGCGGCGTTGACCAGCAAGAACTCGTGTTCGCCGTGACTGCTCCTGCGGTAGGCGAAGGTCTCCTCGGTTACCCAGAAAGGCACTTCGGGGAGATTAACAGCGAGCCGGCGATAGCGGTCGTTGATGGTGAGCGCCCGCTCGAAGTCCGTCACCGCCAGCGGCGGATCCTCAGGGGCCGGACCGTTCGTCAGCGGCTGCGTGCCTGCTCCAGGCACACTGATCAGCGCGGACGTCAAAGCTGCTGTCGTCAACAGGGCGCGTTGCCTGCCTTCAAATTTGTCCATTACCGTTTCCTTTGATTTACACGTCTAATCCCGGTGTGCAGCAGCAGTTTTAGGATGCCACAACCCTGTCGCACAACCGCCGGGTAGTCCCGGCCGTCCGGAAATAGCCATTACCGTTTGAGGTTGAATTGAAGGCGCCCCTGTCTTTGGCTCTATCGAGGAGAAAATCTCGTGCGCAACAGACTGATTTCGAAGTGAAACGCTTCTGGATCGGAGTCGCAAGAATCAGAACCTAAGTCTATCACCTGACAGCGCTGTAGTGGTTCACGTGTTTGATCCATACACCAGCAATCGCCGTGCCAGATGAGAAACTCTCGATAGAAGAACGTCGCGGGGTCGAAACCGCAATGTAGGATTCCTGCATTGTCGGGCAAAGGGCATCTCGATGCGCATACCGCAATGCGATCCAATGCGGCTCCGCAGGCTTGGCGAGTCACATCGCGGCTATAGAGGGACGAAGCGAAAGTCTCGGGCAAGCTCACGGTTGCCATTGGCAATAGCGGCAATCTTGCCAAGGTGCTAGGCCGCGGTTCGTCGATGTCGGCCACTCCAGGACTTCCTGGCGCTGGCGCGTTGAATTCGACCTTAAGATTCGAAGCGCCGGGCGAAGCCGCGGTCGCGACCTCGCGTCAGCGATGCAGCTCGCGTGTTTTGGCATAGCAGCGAGCCTCGAGAACTCCTCGGCCGCAACTGTATCCGCCAGCTATCCCCGAAATCATAATGGTACCTGGAGGAAGCTGCGTCTCGTTCCATGGGCGCTCCTGGAGGGT
It encodes the following:
- a CDS encoding ABC transporter ATP-binding protein produces the protein MSDMTEPLLSVRDLSVAFHQGGETSLAVDRISFDIAKGEVVALVGESGSGKSVSANSILRLLPYPSASHPSGEILFKGKDLLKASERALREVRGNDITMIFQEPMTSLNPLHTIEKQIAEILALHQGLTGQSARMRVLELLNQVGIREPEKRLKAYPHELSGGQRQRVMIAMALANRPELLIADEPTTALDVTVQAQILELLRQLKTAHGMSLLFITHDLGIVRKFADRVCVMTKGRIVETGTVEEVFANPKHDYTRHLFASEPRGEPPLADPSKPVVMEGSDIRVWFPIKAGLMRRVVDHVKAVDGIDLSLRAGQTLGVVGESGSGKTTLGLALTRLISSQGRIAFFGKDIAGYSFSEMRPLRNQLQIVFQDPYGSLSPRMSVGDIIAEGLKVHERALSAEERDQRVCWALEEVGLDPLTRWRYPHEFSGGQRQRIAIARAMVLKPRFVMLDEPTSALDMSVQAQVVDLLRDLQKKHDLAYLFISHDLKVVKALANDVIVMRFGKVVEQGPSAEIFRAPKDDYTKALMAAAFNIEAVPTPAVQQ
- a CDS encoding S9 family peptidase encodes the protein MDKFEGRQRALLTTAALTSALISVPGAGTQPLTNGPAPEDPPLAVTDFERALTINDRYRRLAVNLPEVPFWVTEETFAYRRSSHGEHEFLLVNAATGEKRSAFDQVRLAAALNKVSHRSHKPENLPFDRFKLTDSGSRLIFRSGKELWSCDLASYTCTYTELLPSDPDYQEVRYDYTPAATNDPGKTSVSPDGKWSAYIKNYNIFLRSEDGSKDVPLSWDGSEGNYYAFSTLRWSPDSRHLAAYRIRPGEKREVHYLESSPTDQLQPKFSSIVYPKAGDVLSVPQPVLFDIAGRRPIVIENVLFSNPFHISPIKWWKDARGFTFLYNQRGHQIYRLIEVDATTGRTRALVEEASKTFVNYLPLSGDQYRTGKTFRYDVDDGKEIIWASERDGHEHLYLFDGRTGALKNQITSGDWVVRSVNYVDPTQRVIWFEASGMNPDEDPYFVHAYRIGFNGKGLTALTPEPANHHIEFSASGRYYVDLSSRVDLPARTTLYRAKDNAKLMDVETGEISELIAAGWQPPISFHAKGRDGKTDIWGVIHLPANFDPKRRYPVVESIYAGPQGSFVPKSFRPVTDPLTQLGFIVVQIDGMGTNNRSRSFHDVIWRNLKDAGFPDRILWHKAAAVEFPWYDISNVGIFGGSAGGQNAVGALLFHPEFYKVAVANSGCYDNRMDKLWWNEQWMGWPVGIEYSQSSDIDNAHRLRGKLMLVVGEMDKNVDPSSTFQLADRLIKAGKDFEMVYVPGADHGAPGTFTNRKLLDFFVRNILRQNPPNWNAVQVELPKDKSGE
- a CDS encoding lipocalin-like domain-containing protein translates to MVTHPNVHPALVDTQTLTGSWKLTRWVMEDMDTREQKASPFGERPDGYVFFSSSNRMFVLISAENRKPAEGADEQSAAFRSLYTYSGKYRLESDRFITKIDIAGDQNWVGSEQQRSYRINGDTLIIESAPSTQAGKMVRGILEWEREP